One bacterium BMS3Abin14 DNA window includes the following coding sequences:
- the mutL gene encoding DNA mismatch repair protein MutL, whose amino-acid sequence MTVRPIVVLSDSLIDLIAAGEVVERPASVLKELIENSLDASASRITVDIQGGGTRLVQVADNGEGLSEQNALLAIERHATSKLARAEDLEEILTMGFRGEALPSIAAVGKFVMESWDGSSTSGTRVVIRNGRLSKVEPCARSRGTTASLERIFQNIPARRKFLKSRGTEMAWCLRAVEEAALARPDVHFEFHADRGAPIIFPSASNLKDRIAALWGAADARGLFPLESELDGIRVRGFISAPNRTYGRRSRHHVLVNRRPVRDPGLNRTISSALASVYPSGRFPALVLSFHFPAGELDVNVHPSKREVRVRNLPVVSTLLKMAIRGLQNVSSPVRRDYAPPPSTHGARASDGDGLSGTPCVSRQATAPLPMEDRGQVIGQFLGAYILVEAGDELRLIDQHAAHERIMFNRLLSLRSAGGGASQNLIIPALVDLSSSEVINLLEKQDVLRSFGFGVEDFGGTQVRVTAVPAQIPERIVYDLLKGLAADFGRSPDLPEDVALLISSRACRMSVTAGRNLSPMEMRRLVQDLEDAEAGFSCPHGRPTSVSLTRTDLERLFKRR is encoded by the coding sequence ATGACCGTCCGTCCCATTGTCGTTCTTTCCGACAGCCTGATAGATCTCATTGCGGCAGGGGAGGTCGTTGAGAGGCCGGCGTCTGTTCTCAAGGAGCTGATTGAGAATTCCCTGGACGCCTCGGCTTCCCGTATCACCGTGGATATCCAGGGCGGCGGAACCCGTCTTGTCCAGGTGGCCGACAACGGTGAGGGCCTTAGTGAACAAAATGCCCTCTTGGCCATTGAGCGTCATGCCACGAGTAAGCTCGCCAGGGCTGAGGATCTGGAAGAAATACTGACCATGGGGTTCCGGGGCGAAGCGTTGCCCAGCATTGCCGCCGTCGGAAAGTTTGTTATGGAATCCTGGGATGGCTCGTCAACTTCGGGCACGCGTGTGGTGATCCGAAACGGAAGGCTCTCAAAGGTTGAGCCCTGCGCCCGTTCGCGGGGGACCACCGCTTCGCTGGAACGTATTTTTCAAAACATCCCGGCCCGCCGGAAATTCCTGAAATCCAGGGGGACGGAGATGGCCTGGTGCCTGAGGGCCGTCGAGGAGGCTGCATTGGCACGCCCCGATGTCCATTTTGAGTTCCATGCCGACAGAGGGGCCCCAATCATATTTCCATCAGCGTCAAATCTCAAGGACAGGATTGCCGCCCTTTGGGGCGCCGCGGATGCTCGAGGCCTGTTTCCCCTGGAATCTGAACTTGACGGCATCAGGGTTAGAGGATTTATCAGCGCTCCCAACCGGACCTACGGGAGGAGAAGCCGGCACCATGTCCTGGTAAACAGAAGACCGGTACGGGATCCCGGGCTGAACAGGACTATCTCATCGGCACTCGCTTCGGTATATCCCTCCGGGAGGTTTCCCGCCCTCGTGCTTTCGTTCCATTTCCCGGCGGGGGAGTTGGATGTCAATGTACACCCATCAAAAAGGGAAGTTCGCGTCCGAAATCTGCCGGTTGTTTCAACCCTTTTGAAGATGGCGATCAGAGGCCTGCAGAATGTCTCCTCTCCCGTGAGGAGGGATTACGCCCCGCCGCCTTCCACCCACGGGGCCCGTGCCTCAGATGGAGATGGCCTCTCCGGTACCCCATGCGTGTCCAGGCAAGCAACGGCGCCCCTGCCTATGGAGGACCGCGGTCAAGTCATTGGCCAGTTTTTGGGGGCCTATATACTTGTTGAGGCCGGCGATGAACTTCGTCTCATCGACCAGCATGCCGCTCATGAGAGGATCATGTTTAACCGCCTGTTATCCCTTCGCAGCGCGGGCGGGGGGGCCTCCCAGAATCTGATTATCCCGGCCCTTGTGGACCTCTCTTCCTCCGAGGTAATAAATCTTCTTGAAAAACAGGATGTCCTCCGTTCCTTTGGTTTCGGTGTTGAGGACTTCGGCGGGACACAGGTACGGGTAACAGCTGTGCCGGCGCAGATCCCCGAGAGGATCGTCTACGATCTGCTAAAGGGCCTCGCTGCGGATTTTGGCAGGAGCCCGGATCTTCCCGAAGATGTGGCCCTGCTCATCAGCAGTCGGGCGTGCAGGATGAGCGTTACCGCCGGCAGGAACTTGAGCCCCATGGAGATGAGGCGGCTCGTTCAGGATCTTGAAGATGCAGAGGCCGGATTCTCCTGCCCCCACGGACGGCCCACGAGCGTATCGTTGACACGGACAGACCTGGAAAGGCTATTTAAAAGAAGATGA
- the pgsA2 gene encoding putative CDP-diacylglycerol--glycerol-3-phosphate 3-phosphatidyl-transferase 2: protein MNLPNALTVIRILLIPLFLYEVLKGHFTFAFAVYMTAALTDALDGAIARLCHMQTALGAFLDPVADKMLATTSYLSLAFLHIVPLWLAIAVISRDIIIVAGSVAVYYLKNSLEIKPHPVSKLTTFFQITTILLALVLNSALPAAGWPVFVRSFRPIGLITGAMTVLSGAIYIFAGFRSIEE from the coding sequence ATGAACCTTCCTAATGCGCTTACCGTCATCAGGATTCTTCTGATACCCCTGTTCCTGTACGAGGTACTCAAAGGGCACTTCACCTTTGCCTTCGCGGTTTACATGACGGCCGCCCTGACCGATGCCCTTGATGGAGCCATTGCCAGATTGTGTCATATGCAGACGGCTTTAGGCGCTTTTTTGGACCCTGTCGCCGACAAGATGCTTGCTACCACCTCCTATCTCAGCCTCGCTTTTCTTCACATTGTCCCACTGTGGCTGGCCATAGCGGTTATAAGCAGGGATATCATTATCGTGGCTGGGTCAGTTGCCGTCTATTACCTGAAAAATTCCCTGGAAATCAAACCCCATCCGGTGAGCAAGTTGACAACCTTTTTCCAGATCACAACCATCCTGCTGGCGCTTGTCCTGAACTCAGCTCTTCCTGCCGCCGGATGGCCTGTTTTTGTGCGATCCTTCCGTCCCATCGGCCTTATAACGGGAGCGATGACCGTCCTGTCCGGGGCCATATATATATTCGCGGGGTTCCGGTCTATTGAAGAGTGA
- the rarA gene encoding replication-associated recombination protein A translates to MKDADTGDLFRPTDKPDGWEAGRPLADRMRPISLDGFLGQKDLVGKDAVLRKMIEEDRLSSVIFWGPPGSGKTTLARLAAQWTDSQFLEYSAVTSGSREMKQVMTGARRLRRAVGRRTVLFVDEVHRFNRAQQDAFLPYVESGDVVLVGATTENPSFEVNAALLSRSKVFVFSPLADDQIRELLLRAAREDSELSSLNPDLSEEALETICRNADGDARRALTALELAVLVAEPTVEGRLKVGADEVLRAIQGKALAYDKTGEEHYNVISALHKSLRGSDPDASLYWLARMLEAGEDRRYILRRLARVAVEDIGMADPDALVQAVAARDAFDFMGPPEGDLVLAQLVVYLALAPKSNSIYRAWKMALGDVAGRPAYQVPLHIRNAPTALMRGLSYGKGYQYSHEMPYSLSVHSFFPEEFGERRYYNPGKAGKERAVAQRLKEIRDRISRLRGREKGGKG, encoded by the coding sequence ATGAAGGATGCGGACACAGGGGATCTCTTCCGCCCCACTGATAAACCTGATGGGTGGGAGGCAGGCAGGCCTCTGGCTGACAGGATGCGCCCGATTTCTCTTGACGGATTTCTCGGACAGAAGGACCTTGTGGGAAAGGATGCGGTTTTGAGGAAAATGATAGAGGAGGACCGGCTGAGTTCGGTCATCTTCTGGGGTCCTCCGGGATCGGGGAAAACCACACTGGCCCGCCTTGCCGCCCAGTGGACGGATTCCCAATTCCTGGAGTACAGCGCCGTCACCTCGGGAAGCAGGGAGATGAAGCAGGTCATGACGGGGGCGAGACGACTGCGGCGTGCCGTCGGCAGACGAACAGTTCTTTTTGTTGATGAGGTTCATCGCTTCAACCGGGCGCAGCAGGATGCATTCCTGCCCTACGTCGAGAGTGGGGACGTCGTCCTTGTAGGCGCCACCACGGAAAATCCATCCTTCGAGGTGAATGCGGCCCTTCTGTCGCGAAGCAAGGTCTTTGTCTTCAGCCCTTTGGCCGATGATCAGATACGTGAGCTTCTTCTTCGAGCCGCCAGGGAGGACAGTGAACTTTCGTCTCTTAATCCCGATCTTTCTGAAGAGGCCCTGGAGACTATCTGCAGGAACGCCGACGGTGATGCCAGAAGGGCGTTGACTGCGCTGGAACTGGCTGTCCTCGTTGCTGAACCAACTGTTGAAGGAAGATTGAAAGTCGGGGCCGACGAGGTTCTACGCGCCATCCAGGGAAAGGCCCTGGCCTATGATAAGACCGGCGAAGAACACTACAATGTGATCAGCGCTCTACACAAGAGCCTCAGGGGAAGTGATCCGGACGCATCCCTATACTGGCTGGCAAGGATGCTTGAAGCCGGAGAGGACAGGAGATACATCCTGAGAAGGCTGGCCAGGGTCGCAGTGGAGGACATTGGAATGGCCGATCCTGATGCCCTCGTGCAGGCTGTTGCCGCCAGGGATGCCTTTGACTTCATGGGGCCGCCTGAGGGTGACCTGGTTCTGGCACAGCTTGTTGTCTACCTGGCGCTCGCCCCAAAGAGCAATTCCATTTACAGGGCATGGAAAATGGCCCTGGGCGATGTTGCCGGCCGGCCCGCCTACCAGGTTCCGCTTCACATTCGGAACGCTCCAACTGCTCTTATGCGGGGGCTCAGTTACGGCAAGGGATACCAGTATTCACACGAGATGCCCTATTCCCTGTCGGTTCACAGCTTCTTCCCGGAGGAGTTTGGTGAAAGGCGCTATTACAATCCGGGGAAAGCGGGGAAAGAGAGGGCCGTGGCGCAAAGGCTGAAGGAGATACGCGACCGGATCAGCCGTCTCAGGGGAAGGGAGAAGGGTGGGAAGGGATGA
- the miaA gene encoding tRNA dimethylallyltransferase, with translation MRKKPFVLIIGGPTASGKSNLAMEIAKILPVEIINADSMQVYRGMDIGTAKPGRGERKQVVHHLIDIRDPDEMFSVGEYADLFRQTVPSVIGRGTLPIMVGGTGLYIRVALGGIFPGPARDEELRKKLQEAEDSDPGSLFRRLAKDDPTAAGRIQGGDTKRIIRALEVLILTGIPISVHQKEHAFADHPFETRFFCLTPPRETLYRWIEERVDRMIQRGLAGEVRGLLEKGFKPGLNSMQGLGYKEITAYLMGDMDIEETIGLIKRNSRRFAKRQMTWFRGEPDVRWKEVRSREDLTAMAGEITRELGDAISRQVS, from the coding sequence ATGAGGAAAAAGCCGTTCGTACTGATTATCGGAGGGCCAACGGCATCGGGCAAGTCAAACCTGGCCATGGAGATCGCCAAAATCCTCCCTGTGGAGATTATCAACGCCGACTCCATGCAGGTATATCGCGGAATGGATATCGGAACCGCAAAGCCGGGGCGAGGGGAGAGAAAACAGGTCGTCCATCATCTTATTGACATCCGGGACCCCGACGAGATGTTCAGTGTCGGGGAATATGCCGATCTGTTTCGCCAAACCGTCCCATCCGTTATTGGAAGGGGGACGCTGCCCATCATGGTCGGGGGCACGGGCCTTTACATCAGGGTGGCCCTCGGCGGAATCTTCCCAGGGCCTGCCCGGGATGAGGAACTTCGTAAAAAACTGCAGGAGGCGGAAGATTCGGACCCCGGGTCACTTTTCAGACGGCTGGCGAAGGACGATCCCACCGCCGCCGGTCGAATTCAGGGTGGTGACACGAAACGTATTATCCGGGCGCTGGAGGTCCTTATCCTCACCGGAATACCCATAAGTGTCCACCAGAAGGAGCACGCCTTTGCCGATCATCCCTTCGAAACACGCTTTTTCTGCCTGACTCCCCCGAGAGAGACCCTTTACCGATGGATTGAAGAGCGCGTGGACCGGATGATTCAAAGGGGACTTGCCGGCGAAGTGAGGGGATTGTTGGAGAAGGGGTTCAAGCCGGGGTTAAACTCCATGCAGGGTCTGGGATATAAAGAGATCACGGCCTATCTCATGGGGGATATGGACATCGAGGAGACAATTGGTCTTATCAAAAGGAATTCCCGCCGTTTTGCCAAACGGCAGATGACATGGTTCAGGGGGGAACCGGATGTCCGGTGGAAGGAGGTCAGGTCGAGGGAGGACCTGACGGCCATGGCCGGCGAAATCACACGGGAACTCGGGGACGCCATTTCCCGGCAGGTTTCCTGA